From Streptomyces cyaneogriseus subsp. noncyanogenus, the proteins below share one genomic window:
- the lepA gene encoding translation elongation factor 4, with translation MPAIPSHVPEPSRTDPALIRNFCIIAHIDHGKSTLADRMLQLTGVVEQRQMRAQYLDRMDIERERGITIKSQAVRLPWAPTHDKSNTHILNMIDTPGHVDFTYEVSRSLAACEGTILLVDAAQGIEAQTLANLYLAMENDLTIIPVLNKIDLPAAQPEKFAEELANLVGCEPGDVLKVSAKTGLGVEALLDKVVAEVPAPVGVADAPARAMIFDSVYDSYRGVVTYVRVIDGQLNKRERIRMMSTNATHELLEIGTNSPEMLPADGLGVGEVGYLITGVKDVRQSKVGDTVTSQHKGATEALGGYKDPKPMVFSGLYPLDGSDYPELREALDKLQLNDAALVYEPETSAALGFGFRVGFLGLLHLDVIRERLEREFGLDLIATAPNVVYRVTMEDGEEITVTNPSEFPEGKIAEVHEPVVRATILAPTEFIGAIMELCQTRRGTLLGMDYLSEDRVEIRYTLPLAEIVFDFFDQLKSKTRGYASLDYEPTGEQSSSLVKVDILLHGDKVDAFSAITHKDQAYAYGVRLVAKLKELIPRQNFEVPVQAAIGSRVIARETIRAIRKDVLAKCYGGDISRKRKLLEKQKEGKKRMKMVGSVEVPQEAFIAVLSSDDSAGSAKGKK, from the coding sequence GTGCCCGCGATCCCTAGCCATGTGCCCGAGCCGAGCCGTACCGACCCGGCTCTGATCCGCAATTTCTGCATCATCGCGCACATCGACCACGGCAAGTCCACGCTCGCCGACCGGATGCTCCAGCTCACCGGCGTGGTCGAGCAGCGGCAGATGCGCGCCCAGTACCTCGACCGCATGGACATCGAGCGCGAGCGCGGCATCACGATCAAGTCCCAGGCGGTGCGTCTGCCGTGGGCCCCCACCCACGACAAGAGCAACACGCACATCCTCAACATGATCGACACCCCGGGGCACGTCGACTTCACCTACGAGGTGTCGCGGTCGCTGGCCGCCTGTGAGGGGACCATCCTCCTCGTCGACGCCGCCCAGGGCATCGAGGCCCAGACCCTCGCCAACCTCTACCTGGCGATGGAGAACGACCTCACGATCATCCCCGTGCTGAACAAGATCGACCTGCCGGCCGCGCAGCCCGAGAAGTTCGCCGAGGAACTCGCCAATCTGGTCGGATGCGAGCCCGGCGACGTGCTCAAGGTCTCCGCCAAGACCGGCCTCGGCGTCGAGGCGCTGCTGGACAAGGTCGTCGCCGAGGTCCCGGCCCCGGTCGGTGTCGCCGACGCCCCCGCCCGCGCGATGATCTTCGACTCCGTCTACGACTCCTACCGGGGCGTCGTGACGTACGTCCGGGTCATCGACGGTCAGCTCAACAAGCGCGAGCGCATCCGGATGATGTCGACCAACGCCACGCACGAGCTGCTGGAGATCGGCACCAACTCCCCGGAGATGCTGCCCGCCGACGGCCTCGGCGTCGGCGAGGTGGGCTACCTGATCACGGGTGTGAAGGACGTCCGCCAGTCCAAGGTCGGTGACACCGTCACCAGCCAGCACAAGGGCGCCACGGAGGCGCTGGGCGGGTACAAGGACCCCAAGCCCATGGTCTTCTCCGGGCTCTACCCGCTGGACGGCTCCGACTACCCCGAGCTGCGCGAGGCCCTGGACAAGCTCCAGCTCAACGACGCCGCCCTGGTCTACGAGCCGGAGACCTCCGCCGCCCTCGGCTTCGGCTTCCGCGTCGGCTTCCTCGGCCTGCTCCACCTGGACGTGATCCGCGAGCGCCTGGAGCGCGAGTTCGGCCTCGACCTGATCGCCACCGCGCCCAACGTGGTCTACCGCGTGACCATGGAGGACGGCGAGGAGATCACGGTCACCAACCCGAGCGAGTTCCCCGAGGGCAAGATCGCCGAGGTCCACGAGCCGGTCGTGCGCGCCACCATCCTGGCGCCCACCGAGTTCATCGGCGCGATCATGGAGCTGTGCCAGACCCGGCGCGGCACCCTGCTCGGCATGGACTACCTCTCCGAGGACCGGGTCGAGATCCGCTACACGCTCCCGCTCGCGGAGATCGTCTTCGACTTCTTCGACCAGCTCAAGTCCAAGACCCGCGGATACGCGTCGCTGGACTACGAGCCCACCGGCGAGCAGTCCAGCTCCCTGGTGAAGGTCGACATCCTGCTGCACGGCGACAAGGTGGACGCCTTCTCGGCAATCACCCACAAGGACCAGGCGTACGCGTACGGCGTCCGGCTCGTCGCCAAGCTGAAGGAGCTCATCCCGCGGCAGAACTTCGAGGTGCCGGTGCAGGCCGCCATCGGCTCCCGGGTGATCGCCCGCGAGACCATCCGCGCCATCCGCAAGGACGTCCTCGCCAAGTGCTACGGCGGTGACATCTCCCGTAAGCGGAAGCTGCTGGAGAAGCAGAAGGAAGGCAAGAAGCGGATGAAGATGGTGGGTTCCGTGGAGGTCCCCCAGGAAGCCTTCATCGCCGTCCTCTCCAGCGACGACAGCGCGGGATCGGCCAAGGGCAAGAAGTAA
- the rpsT gene encoding 30S ribosomal protein S20, giving the protein MANIKSQIKRIKTNEKARLRNKAVKSSLKTAIRKAREAAAAGDVEKAVEYQRAAARQLDKAVSKGVIHKNQAANKKSALAQKVATLKG; this is encoded by the coding sequence GTGGCGAACATCAAGTCCCAGATCAAGCGGATCAAGACCAACGAGAAGGCTCGGCTGCGCAACAAGGCCGTCAAGTCCTCCCTGAAGACCGCGATCCGCAAGGCCCGCGAGGCTGCTGCCGCGGGTGACGTCGAGAAGGCCGTCGAGTACCAGCGCGCCGCTGCGCGTCAGCTGGACAAGGCCGTCTCCAAGGGCGTCATCCACAAGAACCAGGCCGCCAACAAGAAGTCGGCGCTGGCGCAGAAGGTCGCGACCCTCAAGGGCTGA
- a CDS encoding DUF3097 domain-containing protein, giving the protein MRQYASDLTPPWKKPRPVPEVPAEPGLVVEEPGSGFCGAVIRCEAGTVTLEDRFGKHRVFPMEPRGFLLEGKVVTLVRPPSGPARPTRTASGSVAVPGARARVARAGRIYVEGRHDAELVEKVWGDDLRIEGVVVEYLEGVDDLPSIVASFAPGPDARLGVLVDHLVPGSKEWRIAQSVTSEHALVVGHPFIDVWEAVKPSSLGIEAWPRVPRGQDWKTGVCRALGWPENTGAAWQRILSRVRSYKDLEPELLGRVEELIDFVTDSGGA; this is encoded by the coding sequence ATGCGCCAGTACGCCTCCGACCTGACCCCTCCCTGGAAGAAGCCCCGGCCGGTCCCCGAGGTCCCGGCGGAGCCGGGTCTGGTGGTCGAGGAGCCCGGCAGCGGTTTCTGCGGGGCGGTGATCCGCTGCGAGGCGGGCACGGTCACCCTGGAGGACCGCTTCGGCAAGCACCGGGTGTTCCCGATGGAGCCGCGGGGCTTCCTGCTGGAGGGCAAGGTCGTCACCCTGGTGCGGCCGCCGTCGGGACCGGCGCGGCCCACCCGTACGGCGTCCGGTTCGGTGGCCGTGCCCGGCGCCCGCGCGCGCGTGGCCCGGGCCGGCCGCATCTACGTCGAGGGGCGGCACGACGCCGAGCTGGTCGAGAAGGTCTGGGGCGACGACCTGCGCATCGAGGGCGTGGTCGTGGAGTACCTGGAGGGCGTCGACGACCTGCCGTCGATCGTGGCCTCCTTCGCCCCCGGCCCGGACGCCCGCCTCGGCGTCCTGGTGGACCATCTGGTGCCGGGCTCGAAGGAGTGGCGGATCGCGCAGTCGGTGACCAGCGAGCACGCCCTGGTGGTGGGCCACCCCTTCATCGACGTCTGGGAGGCGGTCAAGCCGTCGTCCCTCGGCATCGAGGCGTGGCCCCGGGTCCCGCGCGGGCAGGACTGGAAGACGGGGGTGTGCCGGGCCCTGGGCTGGCCGGAGAACACGGGGGCGGCCTGGCAGCGGATCCTGTCCCGGGTGCGGTCCTACAAGGACCTGGAGCCCGAGCTGCTCGGGCGGGTGGAGGAACTGATCGACTTCGTCACGGACAGCGGTGGGGCCTGA
- a CDS encoding nuclear transport factor 2 family protein: MAEHPHAALVRRGFEAFSGGDMDTLRELMAKDATQHVPGDHPLSGDFKGQDAIIGMYRRLAEETNGTLRVELIGVCVDGRGHAVGINRLTAERNGKRLDDTGCLVFRIVGDKVTDLDQCVADIEEHNRFWS; encoded by the coding sequence ATGGCTGAGCATCCGCACGCGGCGCTCGTCCGCAGGGGCTTCGAGGCGTTCTCCGGCGGGGACATGGACACCCTGCGGGAACTGATGGCGAAGGACGCCACCCAGCACGTGCCCGGCGACCACCCGCTTTCGGGTGACTTCAAGGGGCAGGACGCGATCATCGGCATGTACCGGCGGCTCGCCGAGGAGACGAACGGGACGCTGCGCGTCGAGCTGATCGGCGTCTGCGTCGACGGCCGCGGCCACGCGGTCGGGATCAACCGCCTCACGGCCGAGCGGAACGGCAAGCGCCTCGACGACACCGGATGCCTCGTCTTCCGGATCGTCGGCGACAAGGTCACCGATCTCGACCAGTGCGTGGCGGACATCGAGGAGCACAACCGGTTCTGGTCCTGA
- the hrcA gene encoding heat-inducible transcriptional repressor HrcA: MLSERRLQVLRAIVQDYVGTEEPVGSKALTERHNLGVSPATVRNDMAALEDEGYIAQPHTSAGRIPTDKGYRLFVDKLAGVKPMTAPERRAIQNFLEGAVDLDDVVARTVRLLAQLTRQVAVVQYPSLTRSTVRHVELLSLAQARVMLVLITDTGRVEQRVVDCPAPFGETSLADLRARLNSRVAGRRFTDVPGLVEDLPDAFEVEDRGTVSTVLSTLLETLVEENEERLMIGGTANLTRFAHDFPLTIRPVLEALEEQVVLLKLLGEAKDRDVTVRIGHENAHEGLNSTSVVSVGYGSGGEAVAKLGVVGPTRMDYPGTMGAVRAVARYVGQILAES, encoded by the coding sequence ATGCTCAGTGAACGCAGGCTTCAGGTGTTGCGCGCCATCGTCCAGGACTATGTCGGCACCGAGGAGCCCGTCGGCTCCAAGGCGCTCACCGAGCGGCACAACCTCGGCGTCTCCCCGGCCACGGTGCGCAACGACATGGCCGCCCTGGAGGACGAGGGGTACATCGCCCAGCCGCACACCAGCGCGGGGCGGATCCCCACCGACAAGGGCTACCGGCTCTTCGTGGACAAGCTGGCCGGGGTCAAGCCGATGACCGCGCCCGAGCGGCGCGCGATCCAGAACTTCCTCGAGGGCGCCGTCGATCTCGACGACGTGGTGGCGCGCACGGTGCGGCTGCTCGCGCAGCTCACCCGGCAGGTCGCCGTCGTCCAGTACCCGTCGCTGACCCGCTCGACCGTGCGCCACGTGGAGCTGCTCTCCCTCGCGCAGGCCCGTGTGATGCTCGTGCTGATCACGGACACCGGGCGGGTCGAGCAGCGGGTGGTCGACTGCCCGGCGCCCTTCGGGGAGACGTCCCTGGCGGATCTGCGGGCGCGGCTGAACAGCCGGGTCGCGGGCCGCCGGTTCACGGATGTGCCGGGCCTGGTGGAGGATCTGCCCGACGCCTTCGAGGTCGAGGACCGCGGTACGGTCTCCACGGTGCTCTCCACTCTGCTGGAGACCCTCGTCGAGGAGAACGAGGAGCGGCTCATGATCGGCGGCACCGCCAATCTGACCCGTTTCGCGCACGACTTCCCCCTCACGATCCGGCCTGTGCTCGAGGCGCTGGAGGAGCAGGTCGTGCTCCTCAAGCTGCTCGGCGAGGCGAAGGACCGTGACGTGACCGTCCGCATCGGTCACGAGAACGCCCACGAAGGACTCAACTCCACGTCCGTCGTGTCGGTCGGCTACGGTTCGGGCGGCGAGGCTGTCGCCAAGCTCGGCGTGGTCGGACCGACCCGCATGGACTACCCGGGAACGATGGGAGCGGTACGCGCAGTGGCACGGTACGTCGGACAGATCCTGGCGGAGTCGTAG
- a CDS encoding MBL fold metallo-hydrolase, which produces MTVAWEELGWERVAAGAGRCRLPVWDCTVGLVTGRDAVLLIDAGSSLAEGARLRAQARRLTGHRVTHLALTHPHFDHVFGAAAFADAQVFGAAGLGAALAGGREELRADAVANGLDAGPAREAAHAPVPVPHEVRGERSLDLGGGRRVLLAEAGPGHTAHDLAVVVPGDPVVVFCGDLVEESGEPQAGPDAVPSHWPAALDRLLDLGGEDALYVPGHGAVVDAAFVRRQRDALAARFGVSR; this is translated from the coding sequence ATGACGGTTGCTTGGGAAGAGCTGGGGTGGGAGCGGGTGGCGGCCGGGGCCGGGCGGTGCCGGCTGCCGGTGTGGGACTGCACGGTGGGGCTGGTCACCGGCCGGGACGCGGTGTTGCTGATCGACGCCGGTTCGAGCCTCGCGGAGGGCGCGCGGCTGCGCGCGCAGGCGCGACGGCTGACCGGGCACCGTGTGACGCATCTCGCGCTGACCCATCCGCACTTCGACCACGTCTTCGGCGCCGCGGCGTTCGCGGACGCGCAGGTGTTCGGGGCGGCGGGGCTCGGCGCGGCGCTCGCCGGCGGCCGGGAGGAGCTGCGCGCGGACGCGGTGGCCAACGGGCTGGACGCGGGGCCGGCGCGGGAGGCGGCACACGCGCCGGTCCCCGTCCCCCACGAGGTGCGCGGCGAGCGGAGCCTCGACCTGGGCGGCGGGCGGCGGGTGCTGCTGGCCGAGGCGGGCCCCGGGCACACCGCGCACGACCTGGCGGTGGTGGTGCCGGGCGACCCGGTGGTGGTGTTCTGCGGCGACCTCGTCGAGGAGTCCGGCGAGCCGCAGGCGGGCCCCGACGCCGTGCCGTCCCACTGGCCGGCCGCCCTGGACCGGCTGCTGGACCTGGGCGGCGAGGACGCCCTGTACGTCCCCGGTCACGGGGCGGTGGTGGACGCGGCGTTCGTGCGGCGGCAGCGGGACGCGCTGGCGGCGCGCTTCGGCGTGTCGCGCTGA
- a CDS encoding nitronate monooxygenase produces MSSAPTDLFPLPIVQAPMAGGVSVPRLAAAVSEAGGLGFLAAGYKTADGMYQEIKQLRGLTSRPFGVNVFLPQPETADPAAVGVYAHQLAGEAAWYETELGDPDSGRDDGFDAKLAVLLDNPVPVVSFHFGCPSREVLDALRRAGTLTLVTATTADEARAVERAGADAVIAQGVEAGGHQGTHRDVPETDGSGLGLLTLVAQVREAVSLPVVAAGGLMRGGQIAAVLAAGASAAQLGTAFLATDESGAHDVHKRALTDPLFVRTELTRAFSGRPARGLVNRFLREHGRYAPAAYPDVHHLTAPLRAAAARAGDAQGMALWAGQGHRMARELPTGRLVEVLADELAAAVTKVPGHPAGGAGR; encoded by the coding sequence ATGTCCTCCGCGCCGACCGATCTGTTCCCCCTGCCGATCGTGCAGGCCCCCATGGCGGGCGGTGTCTCCGTGCCGCGGCTCGCCGCCGCCGTGAGCGAGGCGGGCGGGCTCGGCTTCCTGGCCGCCGGGTACAAGACGGCCGACGGGATGTACCAGGAGATCAAGCAGCTCCGGGGGCTGACGAGCCGCCCGTTCGGCGTCAACGTCTTCCTGCCGCAGCCGGAGACGGCCGATCCCGCAGCCGTCGGCGTCTACGCCCATCAGCTCGCGGGCGAGGCCGCCTGGTACGAGACCGAGCTCGGCGACCCCGACAGCGGCCGGGACGACGGCTTCGACGCCAAGCTGGCGGTGCTGCTGGACAACCCGGTGCCGGTGGTCTCCTTCCACTTCGGCTGCCCGAGCCGCGAGGTCCTCGACGCGCTGCGCCGCGCCGGCACCCTCACCCTGGTCACCGCGACCACCGCCGACGAGGCCCGGGCCGTGGAACGGGCCGGTGCCGACGCGGTGATCGCGCAGGGCGTGGAGGCCGGCGGCCACCAGGGCACCCACCGGGACGTGCCGGAGACGGACGGCTCCGGCCTCGGGCTGCTGACGCTGGTCGCCCAGGTGCGCGAGGCGGTGAGCCTGCCGGTCGTCGCCGCCGGCGGCCTCATGCGCGGCGGGCAGATCGCCGCGGTGCTGGCGGCGGGCGCGAGCGCCGCCCAGCTCGGCACCGCGTTCCTCGCCACCGACGAGTCCGGCGCGCACGACGTGCACAAGCGGGCGCTGACCGACCCCCTGTTCGTCCGCACGGAGCTGACCCGCGCGTTCTCCGGGCGCCCGGCGCGCGGCCTGGTCAACCGCTTCCTGCGCGAGCACGGCCGGTACGCCCCGGCCGCCTACCCGGACGTCCACCACCTCACCGCGCCGCTGCGGGCGGCGGCGGCCAGGGCGGGCGACGCGCAGGGCATGGCGCTGTGGGCGGGGCAGGGCCACCGGATGGCCCGGGAGCTGCCCACGGGGCGGCTGGTGGAGGTACTGGCGGACGAACTCGCGGCCGCCGTGACGAAGGTGCCGGGTCACCCGGCGGGAGGTGCGGGCCGATGA
- the hemW gene encoding radical SAM family heme chaperone HemW, with protein MPSALPDGEPVPADGALPASALAGAADRPLGFYLHVPYCATRCGYCDFNTYTATELRGTGGVLASRDNYAETLTDEIRLARKVLGDDPREVRTVFVGGGTPTLLAAGDLVRMLRAIRDEFGLAADAEITTEANPESVGPAYLAELREGGFNRISFGMQSVRRHVLKVLDRTHTPGRPEACVAEARAAGFDHVNLDLIYGTPGESDDDWRASLDAALGAGPDHVSAYALIVEEGTQLARRIRRGEIPMTDDDVHADRYLIAEETLSAAGYEWYEVSNWATSEAGRCLHNELYWRGADWWGAGPGAHSHVGGVRWWNVKHPGAYAAALAAGRSPGAGRELLSEEDRRVERVLLELRLREGVPLSLLRPQGLAASRRALTDGLLQEGPYEEGRAVLTLRGRLLADAVVRDLVD; from the coding sequence ATGCCCTCCGCACTCCCCGACGGCGAACCCGTCCCCGCCGACGGCGCCCTGCCCGCCTCCGCGCTGGCCGGGGCCGCCGACCGGCCCCTCGGCTTCTACCTGCACGTCCCGTACTGCGCCACCCGCTGCGGCTACTGCGACTTCAACACCTACACCGCCACCGAGCTGCGCGGCACCGGCGGTGTCCTCGCCTCCCGCGACAACTACGCCGAGACGCTGACCGACGAGATCCGCCTCGCCCGCAAGGTCCTCGGCGACGACCCGCGCGAGGTCCGCACGGTCTTCGTCGGGGGCGGCACGCCGACCCTGCTGGCCGCCGGGGACCTCGTCCGGATGCTGCGCGCGATCCGCGACGAGTTCGGGCTGGCGGCGGACGCCGAGATCACCACGGAGGCCAACCCGGAGTCGGTCGGCCCGGCCTACCTCGCCGAGCTGCGCGAGGGCGGCTTCAACCGGATCTCCTTCGGCATGCAGAGCGTCCGGCGGCACGTGCTGAAGGTGCTCGACCGCACCCACACCCCCGGACGCCCGGAGGCGTGCGTGGCCGAGGCCCGCGCGGCCGGCTTCGACCACGTCAACCTGGACCTGATCTACGGCACCCCGGGCGAGTCCGACGACGACTGGCGGGCCTCGCTGGACGCGGCCCTCGGCGCCGGGCCGGACCACGTCTCCGCCTACGCCCTGATCGTCGAGGAGGGCACGCAACTGGCCCGCCGCATCCGCCGCGGCGAGATCCCGATGACCGACGACGACGTCCACGCCGACCGCTACCTGATCGCGGAGGAGACCCTGTCCGCGGCCGGTTACGAGTGGTACGAGGTGTCGAACTGGGCCACCTCCGAGGCCGGGCGCTGCCTGCACAACGAGCTGTACTGGCGGGGCGCCGACTGGTGGGGCGCGGGGCCCGGCGCGCACAGCCACGTCGGCGGGGTGCGCTGGTGGAACGTGAAGCACCCCGGCGCCTACGCGGCGGCGCTGGCGGCCGGCCGGTCGCCCGGCGCCGGACGCGAGCTGCTGAGCGAGGAGGACCGCCGGGTGGAGCGCGTCCTGCTGGAGCTGCGGCTGCGCGAGGGGGTGCCCCTGTCCCTGCTGCGGCCACAGGGCCTGGCGGCCTCCCGCCGGGCCCTGACGGACGGGCTGCTCCAGGAGGGGCCGTACGAGGAGGGACGCGCGGTACTCACCCTGCGGGGACGGCTGCTGGCGGACGCGGTGGTCAGGGACCTGGTGGACTGA
- a CDS encoding AMP-dependent synthetase/ligase: MSDAQTLIENRPPSVAGLFLERVAATPDAEAYRYPVPPASGQGPDDWKSLSWAQAAERVTAIAAGLIELGVAPEQRVALASATRIEWILADLGIMCAGAATTTVYPQTNAEESAYILADSGSRVLIAENAEQLAKAEARREELPELTHVVVIDGEGVETGDRVLTLAELESRGAARLEKEPGLVQERVGAIARDQLATLIYTSGTTGRPKGVRLPHDSWSYMARAIAATGLVTADDVQYLWLPLAHVFGKVLTSGQIEVGHVTAVDGRVDKIIENLPVVQPTYMAAVPRIFEKVYNGVAARAKAGGAAKYKIFQWAAEVAREYAKVTQDNFRRTGTASAPFGLSAKHKVADALVYAKIREAFGGNLRACVSGSAALAPDIGYFFSGAGIHILEGYGLTESSAASFVNPGEAYRTGTVGKPLPGTEVRIADDGEILLRGPGIMQGYHKLPEKTAEVLEPDGWFHTGDIGELSPDGYLRITDRKKDLIKTSGGKYVAPAEVEGRFKALCPYVSNILVHGADRNFCTALIALDEAALTEWAKENGLEGKPYAEIVAAPATVEMVDGYVRQLNEGLQRWQTIKKFRLLPRDLDVEHGEITPSLKLKRPVVEREYKHLIDEMYEGTREG, encoded by the coding sequence GTGAGCGACGCACAGACACTGATCGAGAACCGTCCGCCGTCCGTTGCGGGGCTCTTCCTGGAGCGCGTGGCGGCCACGCCGGACGCGGAGGCGTACCGCTACCCGGTTCCCCCCGCCTCCGGGCAGGGCCCGGACGACTGGAAGTCGCTGAGCTGGGCGCAGGCCGCCGAGCGGGTCACCGCCATCGCGGCCGGGCTGATCGAGCTGGGGGTGGCGCCGGAGCAGCGGGTGGCCCTGGCCTCGGCCACGCGGATCGAGTGGATCCTGGCCGACCTCGGCATCATGTGCGCGGGCGCCGCCACGACCACCGTCTACCCGCAGACCAACGCCGAGGAGTCGGCGTACATCCTGGCGGACTCCGGGAGCCGGGTGCTCATCGCGGAGAACGCCGAGCAACTGGCCAAGGCCGAGGCCAGGCGCGAGGAGCTGCCCGAGCTCACGCACGTCGTCGTCATCGACGGCGAGGGCGTGGAGACCGGCGACCGGGTGCTCACCCTCGCCGAGCTGGAGAGCCGCGGCGCGGCCCGCCTGGAGAAGGAGCCCGGGCTGGTCCAGGAGCGGGTCGGCGCGATCGCCAGGGACCAGCTCGCCACCCTCATCTACACCTCCGGCACCACCGGCCGGCCCAAGGGCGTCCGCCTCCCGCACGACAGCTGGTCGTACATGGCCAGGGCGATCGCCGCGACCGGGCTGGTCACCGCCGACGACGTGCAGTACCTGTGGCTGCCGCTGGCGCACGTCTTCGGCAAGGTGCTGACCTCCGGCCAGATCGAGGTCGGCCACGTCACCGCCGTCGACGGCCGCGTCGACAAGATCATCGAGAATCTGCCGGTGGTTCAGCCGACGTACATGGCGGCCGTGCCCCGCATCTTCGAGAAGGTCTACAACGGCGTCGCGGCCAGGGCCAAGGCGGGCGGCGCCGCCAAGTACAAGATCTTCCAGTGGGCCGCCGAGGTCGCCCGGGAGTACGCCAAGGTCACCCAGGACAACTTCCGGCGCACCGGCACCGCGAGCGCCCCCTTCGGCCTGTCGGCGAAGCACAAGGTCGCCGACGCCCTCGTCTACGCCAAGATCCGCGAGGCGTTCGGCGGCAACCTGCGCGCCTGCGTGTCGGGCAGCGCCGCCCTCGCGCCCGACATCGGCTATTTCTTCTCCGGCGCCGGCATCCACATCCTGGAGGGCTACGGCCTCACCGAGTCCTCCGCCGCCTCCTTCGTCAACCCCGGCGAGGCGTACCGCACCGGCACGGTCGGCAAGCCGCTGCCCGGCACCGAGGTGCGCATCGCCGACGACGGCGAGATCCTGCTGCGCGGCCCCGGCATCATGCAGGGCTACCACAAGCTGCCCGAGAAGACCGCCGAGGTGCTGGAGCCGGACGGCTGGTTCCACACCGGCGACATCGGCGAGCTGTCCCCGGACGGCTATCTGCGCATCACCGACCGCAAGAAGGACCTCATCAAGACCTCCGGCGGCAAGTACGTCGCGCCCGCCGAGGTCGAGGGCCGGTTCAAGGCGCTGTGCCCCTACGTCTCCAACATCCTCGTGCACGGCGCCGACCGGAACTTCTGCACCGCGCTGATCGCCCTGGACGAGGCCGCGCTCACCGAGTGGGCCAAGGAGAACGGCCTGGAGGGCAAGCCGTACGCGGAGATCGTCGCCGCGCCCGCCACCGTGGAGATGGTCGACGGCTACGTCCGGCAGCTCAACGAGGGCCTCCAGCGCTGGCAGACGATCAAGAAGTTCCGGCTGCTGCCGCGGGACCTCGACGTCGAGCACGGCGAGATCACCCCGAGCCTGAAGCTGAAGCGGCCGGTCGTCGAGCGGGAGTACAAGCACCTGATCGACGAGATGTACGAGGGGACGCGCGAGGGGTAG
- the dnaJ gene encoding molecular chaperone DnaJ — protein sequence MATDYYAVLGVRRDASQEEIKKAFRRLARELHPDVNPDPKTQERFKEINAAYEVLSDPQKKQVYDLGGDPLSQSGGAGAGGFGAGGFGNFSDIMDAFFGTASQRGPRSRTRRGQDAMIRIEIELDEAAFGTTKDIQVDTAVVCTTCSGEGAAPGTTAQTCDMCRGRGEVSQVTRSFLGQVMTSRPCPQCQGFGTVVPTPCPECAGDGRIRSRRTLTVKIPAGVDNGTRIQLAGEGEVGPGGGPAGDLYVEIHELPHPSFQRRGDDLHCTVTLPMTAAALGTKVPLETLDGREEVDIRPGTQSGQSIPLHGRGVTHLRGGGRGDLIVHVEVQTPTKLDPEQERLLRELAKLRGEERPQGQFQPGQQGLFSRLKDAFNGR from the coding sequence GTGGCCACGGACTACTACGCCGTACTCGGCGTGCGCCGCGACGCGTCGCAGGAAGAGATCAAGAAGGCCTTCCGGAGGCTCGCGCGCGAGCTGCACCCGGACGTCAACCCCGATCCGAAGACGCAGGAGCGGTTCAAGGAGATCAACGCCGCTTACGAGGTGCTGTCGGACCCGCAGAAGAAGCAGGTCTACGACCTCGGCGGCGACCCGCTCTCGCAGTCCGGCGGGGCCGGCGCGGGGGGCTTCGGGGCCGGCGGCTTCGGGAACTTCTCCGACATCATGGACGCGTTCTTCGGCACGGCGTCGCAGCGCGGGCCGCGCTCGCGCACCCGCCGCGGCCAGGACGCGATGATCCGCATCGAGATCGAGCTGGACGAGGCGGCCTTCGGGACGACCAAGGACATCCAGGTCGACACCGCGGTGGTGTGCACCACGTGCAGCGGTGAGGGCGCCGCGCCGGGCACCACCGCCCAGACGTGCGACATGTGCCGCGGCCGCGGTGAGGTCTCGCAGGTCACCCGGTCCTTCCTGGGCCAGGTCATGACGTCGCGCCCCTGCCCCCAGTGCCAGGGCTTCGGCACGGTCGTCCCGACGCCGTGCCCGGAGTGCGCCGGTGACGGCCGCATCCGCTCCCGCCGGACCCTCACCGTCAAGATCCCCGCCGGTGTGGACAACGGCACCCGCATCCAGCTCGCCGGGGAGGGCGAGGTCGGCCCCGGCGGCGGCCCCGCCGGCGACCTGTACGTGGAGATCCACGAGCTCCCCCACCCGTCCTTCCAGCGCCGCGGCGACGACCTGCACTGCACGGTCACCCTGCCGATGACGGCGGCGGCCCTCGGCACCAAGGTGCCGCTGGAGACGCTCGACGGCCGGGAGGAGGTCGACATCCGCCCGGGCACCCAGTCCGGCCAGTCGATCCCGCTGCACGGCCGGGGCGTCACGCATCTGCGCGGCGGCGGGCGCGGCGACCTCATCGTCCACGTCGAGGTGCAGACCCCGACCAAGCTCGACCCCGAGCAGGAGCGCCTGCTGCGCGAGCTGGCCAAGCTGCGCGGCGAGGAGCGGCCGCAGGGCCAGTTCCAGCCCGGTCAGCAGGGGCTGTTCTCGCGGCTGAAGGACGCGTTCAACGGACGCTGA